A region of Macaca thibetana thibetana isolate TM-01 chromosome 20, ASM2454274v1, whole genome shotgun sequence DNA encodes the following proteins:
- the UBALD1 gene encoding UBA-like domain-containing protein 1 isoform X1 encodes MSVNMDELKHQVMINQFVLTAGCAADQAKQLLQAAHWQFETALSAFFQETNIPYSHHHHQMMCTPANTPATPPNFPDALTMFSRLKASESFHSGGSGSPMAATATSPPPHFPHAATSSFAASSWPTAASPPGGPQHHQPQPPLWTPAPPSPASDWPPLAPQQATSEPRAHPAMEAER; translated from the exons ATGTCCGTGAATATGGACGAGCTTAAGCACCAGGTCATGATCAACCAGTTCGTGCTGACGGCGGGCTGCGCGGCCGACCAGGCGAAGCAGCTGCTGCAGGCGGCCCACTGGCAGTTCGAG ACAGCCCTCAGCGCCTTTTTCCAGGAGACCAACATCCCctacagccaccaccaccaccagatG ATGTGCACCCCCGCCAATACCCCCGCCACACCCCCCAACTTCCCCGACGCTCTCACCATGTTCTCCCGTCTCAAGGCCTCCGAGAGCTTCCACAGCGGTGGCAGCGGCAGCCCGATGGCCGCAACAGCCACGTCACCCCCGCCACACTTCCCCCATGCCGCCACCAGCAGCTTTGCGGCCTCCAGCTGGCCCACGGCGGCCTCGCCCCCGGGGGGACCACAGCACCACCAGCCACAGCCGCCCCTGTGGACTCCAGCACCCCCTTCTCCGGCTTCAGACTGGCCACCCCTGGCCCCGCAACAGGCCACCTCAGAACCCAGGGCCCACCCTGCCATGGAGGCAGAGAGATAA
- the UBALD1 gene encoding UBA-like domain-containing protein 1 isoform X2 has translation MSVNMDELKHQVMINQFVLTAGCAADQAKQLLQAAHWQFETALSAFFQETNIPYSHHHHQMASESFHSGGSGSPMAATATSPPPHFPHAATSSFAASSWPTAASPPGGPQHHQPQPPLWTPAPPSPASDWPPLAPQQATSEPRAHPAMEAER, from the exons ATGTCCGTGAATATGGACGAGCTTAAGCACCAGGTCATGATCAACCAGTTCGTGCTGACGGCGGGCTGCGCGGCCGACCAGGCGAAGCAGCTGCTGCAGGCGGCCCACTGGCAGTTCGAG ACAGCCCTCAGCGCCTTTTTCCAGGAGACCAACATCCCctacagccaccaccaccaccagatG GCCTCCGAGAGCTTCCACAGCGGTGGCAGCGGCAGCCCGATGGCCGCAACAGCCACGTCACCCCCGCCACACTTCCCCCATGCCGCCACCAGCAGCTTTGCGGCCTCCAGCTGGCCCACGGCGGCCTCGCCCCCGGGGGGACCACAGCACCACCAGCCACAGCCGCCCCTGTGGACTCCAGCACCCCCTTCTCCGGCTTCAGACTGGCCACCCCTGGCCCCGCAACAGGCCACCTCAGAACCCAGGGCCCACCCTGCCATGGAGGCAGAGAGATAA